From Polaribacter haliotis:
GTTCGGAAGATAGCGATTTTAGTGTTCCTAGAAATTTACAACAATATATAGATGAGAATTCTAATCTAGAAATGGACGATTTAATTGCTTTTGCTTCAAACGCAAAGGCAAATACAAGCCTAAATTACATTTTTTATTATCCTGAAGAAGGTGCAACAGATATTCGTTATTACGAAACGCTTGATATTAATGTAGACGAAAAGGATTTTTCTAATTATAGAAGAGAAACTTTAACACAAGAAGATGTGTTTGGTGGAAAATTAGAAAAATTTTCTAGATCTGGAGATACAGAAGCATGGTGTTTGGTTACTTATTTAAGAGAAGGAAAATTGCATATTTCAGATCCTATTCTATTAAAGAATGCTTCGAAAGCTACAGAATATAGTTCGGATGTAGATATCGATTATACAACAACTTTAGAGCCGAGATTTACTTGGGAAGATGGAACTATCGACGAAAACGTAATTTATTTTCAAGTAATTTCAGACGAAGAAAACGATTTTATTTCTGGAACCTATACAGAAGAAAAAACCTTTAAATATTACGACACTTCTAACGTGGTTTTAAATATAAATACTGCAGAACCAGAAGAATTGGTGGAAGACGAGATTTACAATTTTACATTAATGGGTGTAAGTGAAGATAATTGGGTGAATTTAATTATCGAAAAGCAGTTTATTCCAAGAAATTTGGAAGAATATATTGCAGTAAATAATGATAAGACTACTGAAACTGCAAGAGCTTTTGCTGGAAACGCAAATGGGAATAAAGAAACTACTTATATTTATTATTATCCAGTTGCAGATGCATTCGATTTTAGATATTACGAAACTGAAGATACGACTGTAGATAAAACAGATTTTTCTAATTATAGAAGAAAAAACCTTACATCTACAGCAGCTTTAGGAAACCAGTTTAGGCGATTTTCGAACGATAGTTCAAAGGAAGTTTGGTGTATTGTTACATTTATTTCTGGGGATAAATTATATGTTTCAGATCCTATAAAAACAAAAAATCAAACAAGAACTACTGAGTGGAAAAGCGAAGTTACCATCGACGATTCCGAAACTTTAAAACCACGTTTTACTTGGACAGATGGTGTTTTTGTAGAGAATGATAGATATCTTCAAATTTTTACCAAAGAAGACGATAGTTTTTTATCTGGTACCTACACAACAGAGAAAACATTTAAATATTACGATACTTCTAATGTTGTCGAAAATTTGAATATAAGTACACCTCCAGCTTTAGTTTTAGATGACGAAAATACTTTTACTTTATTCGGAATTAGTAATGATAATTGGGTAAATTTAGTAATTCAGAAAACTTTTATTGTACAGTAATGAAGTGTAAGAAATACTTTTTTCTTACATTTTTTCTGCTTTTAGTAAGCTTTATATACTCACAAGAAAACATAATTAAAGTTCTTAATATTGAAGGAAATAATAAATTAAAAACTTCTTATATTCAGAGTATTCTTTCGACAAAAAAGAATGAATCTTTAGATTCTTTAAATATTGAAGAAGATATCGTTTTTTTGAAAAGACTACCAGCAATTAGTAATGCTTCCTATAAAGTCAATAAAATTAAAGGAAATAATTATGAAGTACAATTTAATATTGAAGAAAATTTTACAATAATTCCTGATGTTAATTTTTGGACAACCACAAACAAACAATTTGCTTTTAAATTAGGTTTATACGATTACAATTTTTTAGGTAGAAATATTGCATTTGGAGGGTTTTATCAAAATAATGGATATAATTCTTATGGTATAAATTTTAGAGCTCCAAATCTGTTTTCTAAAAATTGGGGTTTAGCCGTAAATCATCAAAATTGGAAAAGTGAAGAACCTTTATTTTTTAATAATTCTTCTGCCAATTATCTATATAATAATGTTTCTTTTGAAGTTTTGGGTTTGCATCAATTCAATTTAAAAAACCGAATAGATTTTGGAGTCAATTTATTTAAGGAAGAGTATACTTATTTGTTTGGAGCAACAGACGCCTCAGTTCCGCAAAAATTAAATTTGAATAAAGCATTGTTTAAACTCACCTATATTTTTGATGGATTGGATTATTCGTATCAATATGTTAGTGGATTTAAAAATGTTTTAAACACACAATATGTAGTAACAGAAAGCGATTTTCAAAATAAATTTTTAATATTTTGGAACGATTTATTCTATTTTAGAAGAATGTGGGCAAAAGGAAATTTGGCAAACAGACTACGTTTTGGACTTTCTACTAACGAAAATTCACCATTTGCACCATTTGCTTTAGACAATAATGTAAACATTAGAGGCGTTGGTTTTTTGGTAGATAGAGGTACAGGAGTTGCGACTTTAAATTCGGAATATAGACATACGATTTACGACAAAGGTTGGTTGGCAATACAAACAAATGTTTTCGTAGATGCTGGTTCTTGGAGAAATCCAGGTGGAGAATTAAACGACTTTATTAAAGACGAAAATTTAAGAATTTACAGTGGTTTAGGACTTCGTTTTATTAGTAAAAAAATTTATAATGCCACCTTTAGAATTGATTACGGTTTTAAAATTTACGATGGTAAAAGCAATTCTAAAGGCGGTTTAGTTTTTGGAATAGGACAGTATTTTTAAAGTTGATTTATTCAGTAATTAAAATTAAATCTTCAGAATTTACCATTACTCCAGCTTTTAAAACAATTTTATTAATAGTTGTGTTTTCTGTTGCTGTAATTGTGGTTTCCATTTTCATCGCTTCAATAATAAACAAAGGTTGATTTTTCTTGATTTCCTCTCCTTTTTTCACCAAAATTGTTGATAACAAGCCTTGTAAAGGCGCACCAATTTCTTTAGAATTTGTTTTATCTGCTTTTAAATTTTCTACTTTTTCTACTTTAATAGATTCATCTTTTATTTTTACAGACCTACTTTGTCCATTTACTCTAAAATAAACATTTACAAGACCGTCTTCATTTGTTTTAGATACCGATTCTAAAGTAATTAAAAGTGTTTTTCCTTTGTCTAATTCTACAATAATTTCTTCACCTCTTTCCATTCCGTAAAAGAAATTTTTGGTAGGCAAGTTCATTAAATTATCATATTTCGTGTGCTTATTAAAAGCATCTGTAAATACTTTTGGGTATAATTTATAAGATAGGAAATCTGTAAAATCGATGGCTCTTCCTAAATCATTCTCAAAAATCTTTCTGAATTCTTTGTACTCTTTATCAAAATCTATTGGCTCTAAATGTGCATTTGGTCTGTCTGAATAAGGTTTCTCATCTTTTAAAATCAATTTTTGAAGATCTTTTGGGAAACCACCAACAGGTTGTCCTAAATCTCCTCTAAAAAAACTAACCACAGATTGTGGAAAAGAAATGGTATCTCCTCTTTCTAAAACATCTTGCACCGTTAAATTATTACTTACTAAATATTGTGCCATATCTCCAACAACTTTGGAGCTTGGTGTTACTTTTACGATATCTCCAAAAAGTAAATTTACATCTCTGTACATTTTAGTAATTTCATAAAAACGATCTTCCAATCCTAACGCTTGTGCTTGTGGTTTTAAGTTTGAATATTGTCCACCAGGAATTTCATGTTTAAACACTTCACCAGAACCAGCTTTTAAACCAGATTCAAACGGATAATAATACTCTCTTACAGTTTCCCAATAGTTAGAATATTCGTTCAGAGAATCTGTATTCATTGGGTTTTCTCTTTCGTGAAACTTCAACATTTCTACCATCGAATTAAAGTTTGGTTGCGATGTTAAACCAGACAAACCACCCAAAGCAACATCTAAAACATCTACACCAGCTTCAATTGCTTTTAAATACGTTGCAGATTGAATTGATGAGGTGTCATGCGTATGTAAATGAATAGGAATATTAATTTCTTGTTTTAATGCGCTAATTAATTCGAAAGCGGCATAAGGTTTTAACAAACCAGCCATGTCTTTTATTGCCAAAATATGAGCACCCGCGTTTTCGATATCTTTAGCTAAAGTTGTATAATATTTTAGGTTGTATTTTGTGTTTTTTGGGTCTAATAAATCGCCTGTATAACAAATAGAACCTTCTGCCAAACCTTGGGTTTTAGTTCTTACATGTTCTATACAAGGAGCCAAAGATTTCATCCAATTTAAAGAATCGAAAATTCTAAAAATATCCACTCCATTTTCCCAAGAAGAAACCACAAATTTTTCAATTAAATTATCTGGGTAAGCTGTGTAACCAACGCCATTAGAACCTCTTATTAACATTTGTAACAAAACGTTTGGCATTGCTTTTCGTAATAATCGCAAACGTTCCCAAGGATTTTCTTGTAAAAAACGCATACATACATCAAAAGTGGCACCACCCCAAACTTCCATACTAAAAATTTCAGGATTGTTTTTTGTGTAACCTTCTGCAACCTTTAACATATCATAAGTTCGCATTCTTGTTGCTAGTAAACTTTGGTGCGCATCACGCATTGTTGTATCTGTAAAATGTACTTTTTTCTCACCTTTTAACCATTCAGAAAATTTATCTGGACCTAATTTAGTTAGTAAATCTTTTGTGCCTTCAGGATGTTGAATATTGGTAATTATTTTCGGAACTTTTGGTTTAATAAATGTTTTAGTAGCATCAATTTTTTTAACATCGCTATTTCCGTTTACAATAATATCACCCAAATAGGTAACCAATTTTGTAGCTCTATTTCTTGGCGCTTTAAAAATGAATAAATCAGGATTATTTTTAATGAAATTAACAGTTACTTCTCCTTTTCTAAAAGTTTCATGTTTCAGAATATTGTCTAAAAACAACATATTTGTCTTTACACCTCTAATTCTAAACTCTGCTAAAGCTCTTCTAATTTTTCTACAAGCTCCATCTAAAGTCCTACTATTTGCAGTAACTTTTACCAACATAGAATCGAAAAACGGAGAAATAGTAACACCTTGATACACACTTCCTGCGTCTAAACGAATTCCAAAACCAGAAGCACTTCTGTAGGTTGTAATGGTACCATAATCTGGTTTAAAATCGTTTTGTGGATCTTCTGTAGTAACTCTACACTGCAAAGCATATCCATTAATTTTTACACTTTCTTGATTCGCAATTTTTATTTGCTGATCTTCTAATTTATAACCACCTGCAATAAATAATTGTGTTTTTACTAAATCTATATTTGTAATAACCTCAGTAACTGTATGTTCTACTTGGATTCTGGGATTTACTTCAATAAAATAAATACTGTCATCATCATCTACCAAAAATTCTACAGTACCAATATTATTATAATTTACTGCTTTACAAATTTTAATTGCGTAGTTGTAAAGTGCATTTTTTGTTTCTTGCTTTAATCCAAAAGAAGGTGCAAATTCTATTACTTTTTGATAACGTCTTTGTACAGAACAATCACGTTCAAATAAATGCACAATATTGCCAAAATTATCTGCAACAATCTGAATTTCTATATGTTTAGGATTTTCTACAAACTTTTCTAAAAAAACAGTATCATCACCAAAAGCATTTAACGCTTCTCGTTTACTTTCGTTAAAAGCACTCTGCAATTCTTCTGGTCTTCTAATAACTCTCATTCCTCTTCCACCACCACCTGAAGCCGCTTTTAGCATAATAGGATAGCCAATTATTTCTGCTTCACTTAATGCTGTTTCAATAGAATCTAAAGCTTTTTTATTACTCTGAATAATAGGAATATTGTTATCTAAAGCAACTTTTTTAGCGGTAATTTTATCTCCTAAAGATTTTAAAACTGATACTTTAGGTCCCACAAAAATGATGTTATTCTCATCACATTTTCTGGCAAATTCTGCATTTTCAGAAAGAAAACCATAACCAGGATGAATTGCATCTGCACCACATTCTAAAGCGACTCTTATAATTTCATCACTATCTAAATAAGGTTTTAAGGGTTCGTTATCTTCTCCAATTTGGTAAGATTCATCTGCTTTATATCTATGTAAAGAATATCGGTCTTCAAAGGTGTAAATACCTACAGTTTTTAAACTAATTTCTGTACATGCTCTAAAAATTCTTATGGCAATTTCACCTCTGTTAGCAACAAGTACTTTTTTAATTTTCATCTGTAAAATATTTTGGTTTGAATTAATTTTCTCTAAAGATAAGTTACGAAATCGATATAGTAAAAAGAAATTTGAAAGAATTTAGAAACTTTTGAATTTTATTCGGGAATTATCAATAAGTTAGATTTTTGATTAAAGAATTTAGAGATGAGAACATTTGCAATAGGAGATATTCATGGAGGTTTAAAAGCCTTGCTTCAAGTTTTAAATAAAATTGAAGTAACAGAAAAAGACAACTTAATTTTTGTAGGAGATTATGTAGATGGTTGGAGTGAATCTGCACAAGTCATTGAGTTTTTAATTAATTTATCAGAAAAAATAAACTGTATTTTTATAAAAGGAAACCATGATATTTGGTGTGAGAATTGGTTGAAAAAAGATGAGGTAAATCCAACTTGGTATATACATGGAGGAAAAGAAACTATGGAAAGTTACGATGGTTTTTCTGCGGAAGATAAAAAGCAACATTTAACTTTTTTCGAAAATTTACCATTATATCATTTAGATGATAAAAATCGATTGTTTTTACACGCTGGTTTTACATCTATGCATGGAGTAGAAAAAGAAATTTTTAAAGAGAATTTTTATTTTGATAGAACTCTTTGGGAAATGGCTTTAGCTGTAAACCATAAAATGGATAAAGATTCTATTTTTTACCCGAAAAGAATTCAGCATTATAAAGAGATTTATATTGGGCACACACCAACAACTAATTTTGGAGAATCTGAACCAATGAATGCTTTAAATATTTGGAATATTGATACTGGAGCCGCTTTTAAAGGAAAGGTTTCTGCAATGAATATCGATACAAAGGAATTTGTGCAAAGTGATAATTTGCCAGATTTATATCCTGATGAAAAAGGTAGAAATTAATAACTTCATTGTGAGTTTAGAAGCAATTTGTTAATTAAATGTCATTTCGACCTTGTGGAGAAACCTTCAGTAAAGGTTTTAAATTATTTAAAAAGATTTCTCAACGTCACTACGTTTCACTCGAAATGACAAGTCTATTTCTTACCAAAAGGATACAATTCCTGCTGAATAAAACCCTTTGGAAAATCTTCATCACCAGAAAAACCAATTTCGATATCTTTTCCAGAATGAGGAATGTAATTCGTTTTAAATATATAATCCCAAATACTTAAAGTTAGTCCGAAATTTACACCATATTTTCTTTCTTCTGGCAACTCTTTAGAATGATGCCAAATATGCATTTTGGGGTTGTTCAAAATATATTTTAACCAACCATAATCCCAATTGATATTTGCGTGATTTAGATGCCCAATGGTTATATTAAAAAAGTGGACAAAAGCTACATCTTGTGCAGAAAATCCTCCAATAATTGCCAAAGGAATATATCTTAAAGAATTGTAAACTACAGGTTCCATCCAATGATAACGCAAATGTGCAGCAAATCCCATTTCTTTTACAGAGTGATGCACTTTGTGGAAATTCCAAAGAAATTCAGATCTGTGTAATAATCTGTGTGTCCACCATTGTACAAAATCTACCACAATAAAAAAGATAAAAATTCTTGCGAAAAAAGGTAATTTATTAATCTCTAATAATTGAAAATCAGCAATTGATAAACCAATAAAACCTAAAACATCATTAAAAAATACAGCTGCAGAATTAGACAAAGCAACCAACACAATTAAGTTCAATAAAAAGAAATTAAAGAACATGTAAAAAGTGTCTAACCAAAAGTCTTTTCGGAACAAAGATTGGTTTTTACGCCAAGGGAAAATTGCTTCTAAGCCCCAAACAATTAAAGAAATAATTATTAAACCATAAAAATAATTCTCCCAATTCAATTCCATTAAAACAGAATTTTTAAGATAATTCCAATAATCGGAATAAGAGTTTTTTATGAGATCAATGTATTTGTTCATTTATAAAACCTTAACCACTTCTTTAAAAAGCGTAATCATTTTTGGTTCTGCTTCACCAGCGATTGCAATAATTTCAGCAATATCTACAGGTTGTAAATTTTTAGGATCACATTCGTCTGTTAAAACTGAAATTGCAGCACAAGGCAAATTTAATTGTTTGGCAACAATAACTTCAGGAACTGTACTCATTCCAACAGCATCTGCCTCTAAAATTTGTAGCATTCTGTATTCTGCTCTGGTTTCCAATTGAGGGCCTAAAACACTTGCATAAACACCTTCATGCAATTGAATTTTTTGTTCTGTAGCAATTAATTTTAATTTTATATTGATTTCTTTAGAATATGGCTCTAGTAGATCTGCGAAAATATTTCCAAAATCGTTGGCGCCTTTAAAGGCCAAAGGAGAAGTTCCTTGCAAATTAATATGGTCTTCAATGAGCATTAAATCGCCTTTTTTATAATTTAGATTTATTGCACCTGCCGCATTTGAAATTAAAAGATTTTTAATACCTAAACCATGCATTGTTCTTATTCCATAAGTAACTTCCCAAGCATTATATCCTTCATATAAATGAAAACGACCAGACATTACCAGTACCTTTTTGCCTGATAATTCTCCATAAATCAACTTTCCAGAATGAAACTCTACTGTAGCTTGTGGAAAATGTGGAATATCTGCATAGGTAATTTCTAATTCAATGGAAATTTCATTAACTAATTTACCCAAACCTGTTCCTAAAACAATACCTGTTTCGGGCTTTGTAATTCCGTTTGATTTTAAAAAATCGATTGTTTCTTGTAGTTGTTGTTTTTTCATTAATACTGAATTTATGTTATGATAATTCAGTATTAAAATGAATTACTGAATCACTAATTTTTGAGTTTTAGATGCATTTTCAACAGAAATTTTAACCATGTAAACTCCTGGTTGTAAGTAAGAAACATCCAATGCTTTTCCTGTATTTTTTTGCTGATAAAATACTTTTTTCCCTAAAACATTAAAAATACGAATTTCTGCAGTATTTGCCTTCATATTTCCAATTCGAATTTCGTTTTTTGCGGGATTTGGATAAACTTTTATTTTCTGAATATCAAAATTATTTACAGACAAAATACTACAACTTGAAGAAGTAAAATTATTGAATGTTCCTAAATCCCAAAAATGATTGTATTGTAAGCAGTAAAAGAAAATTTTATCGAATTTTGTAATGTCTTTTCCATCTGGAATCGCAATAGTATAGGTTTGTGCACCATTTGGTTGTGTTAAGCCAATTTCAAAATGATTCAAATCAGCAATTAAGGTTTGTGCCAAAACTGCGTCCGATTTTCCACCAGATTCTACTAAAAAAGCTCGAACATCTGGTCCTGAGGCTGTACTAAAATTACTTGCTAAATTTAAAGTAATAGTATTATTTGTGTTTAAAGTTAGCGAAACATCACCAGTAACATTGTAGGAGTTGTCATCAGGGTTGTTACCAAAACCACTAACAATTTCTGAACATTGCCCATAACTTTGCGAGAAAATAAGTGCAAAAAATAGCGAAAGTAACGTTGTTTTCATATAAAATTATTTAGAGTTGATAAACATATTCATGATTTCTGGGATATTTTCAATATCCTCATATACATCTATGTCGTTTTTAAACTCCAATAATTTCACTTTTTTATCAATTAAATCTGTTAAAGTATCTTTTCTAACAGTTTCTGTTCCCCATTCTTTATTTTTGAAGACATTTTCTTCCAAAGAATTCATCCCTAATAAATAATAACCACCATCTTCAGCAGGACCAATAACCACATCATTAGTATCTAATTCATTAAATGCCTTTTCTATGTTTTTTGATGACAAATCATATAAATCACTTCCAATAATTAGCACTTTTTTATAACCTGCATCAAATCCGTTTTTGAAAGCATTTTTCATTCGAATGCCTAAATCTTCGCCAAATTGCTGGTGTTTTTGATAAATATCTGGATTCCAAATATCGTTTTCTCGAATTTTCACGGAATAATAAACAGCTTTATCCGCAGTTTTTACTTCCGAAGAAATATCTCTGGTTCTTTCTAATAAAAATTTATAGATTTCTAGTGCAGTTTCGTCTCCAACACTTTTTGCTAAACGTGTTTTTGCTTTCCCTAATTCCGGGTTTCTTGTGAAGATTAATAATAGGTTTTTATTCATAAACTTTCTCTCCTTTTTTTAGCCATTTACTCCAACCCTTACTAAAAGTATGTACTTTTTCAGTTTTGTTTCCTAAAGTGTCCACTACTTGAAAGTCTGCATTTTTCCATTCGAAAATACCTCCATATAAATTGTAAACATTTGTGTAACCTTCTTCAATTAATTTATGAGCAACAGTTTCCGAGCGAATTCCTAAAGAACAATACACAACTATTTTGGCGTTCTTGTCTTCTGGTAATTTTGATAAGGTTTCTTTTAGTTTAAAATGATCATATCCAACACGAATTGCATCTTTTAAGTGACTGACTTTAAACTCTTTTTCTTCTCTTGCATCTAACAAAATCGCTTTTGTTTTTGGTAAAGCCAAAGTTTCTACAGACATGTAAGGAACATTTCTTTTGTTCCATTTATTCAATAATTTATCTAATTTCTTTTGTGCAGAAACAGTTGAGGTAACTACTAATAAAAGGATGAGTATTTTTTTCATTTTATCTATATTAAAGTTGAATACCAAAACCTTGCAAACCAGTTTCTATTGCTGGTAAAATTTCTGTATTATCCCAAATTCCTGTAACAATTGTTCTTGAATATTCTTCAGGAAGCAAACCATTTTGCATTAGTTTACTGGTTAATTTGTAATTATAATCTAATGTTTTATGTGTAAAGTTAAAACTATTATCGGAATCGTCTAAAATTGCATACCAAACAGTTGGGTTTCCATCATTTGCTGGCATTCCAATAACTCCAGGATTTAACCAAAGTTTCTTTTTTTCTTGATGATGAAAAGGCAAACCACAATGTCCACCGATAATTACATCTGCATTTGTGGCTTTAAAATTCGGTTCTTTTATTGCCCAATCTGTAGATTTAAAAATAAATTCTGATACATTAAAATAAGAACCATGCACAACAGTTACGTTCTTTTTTGCATATTCAAATGAAATATGATTAGGAATCGTTTTTAAAAATTCTAACGAATTTTCAGACAATTTACTTTGTGCATAAGGATACCAAAGTTGAGAAAACCCATCACATCTAGAACCTTCTCTAAAATCGCAACCACAATCTTCCGCATTTTCTCCTAATTGAATTTCTACATTTCCAGCAATACTATTTACTCCCCATAATTTTAATAATTGGACAGTTTCTTCAGGTTGCGCACAATAACCTACAATATCGCCAGTACAAATACAATTTTCTGGTGGAATATTTTCTTTTTCAGCAATTTGTTTTAAAGCTTCTAACGCTTGTAAATTGCTGTAAACTCCTCCGAAAACAAGTGTTTTACCAGATATTTTACCTAAATGCTTTATTTCTTGATCCATTT
This genomic window contains:
- a CDS encoding POTRA domain-containing protein, which translates into the protein MKCKKYFFLTFFLLLVSFIYSQENIIKVLNIEGNNKLKTSYIQSILSTKKNESLDSLNIEEDIVFLKRLPAISNASYKVNKIKGNNYEVQFNIEENFTIIPDVNFWTTTNKQFAFKLGLYDYNFLGRNIAFGGFYQNNGYNSYGINFRAPNLFSKNWGLAVNHQNWKSEEPLFFNNSSANYLYNNVSFEVLGLHQFNLKNRIDFGVNLFKEEYTYLFGATDASVPQKLNLNKALFKLTYIFDGLDYSYQYVSGFKNVLNTQYVVTESDFQNKFLIFWNDLFYFRRMWAKGNLANRLRFGLSTNENSPFAPFALDNNVNIRGVGFLVDRGTGVATLNSEYRHTIYDKGWLAIQTNVFVDAGSWRNPGGELNDFIKDENLRIYSGLGLRFISKKIYNATFRIDYGFKIYDGKSNSKGGLVFGIGQYF
- a CDS encoding pyruvate carboxylase, with protein sequence MKIKKVLVANRGEIAIRIFRACTEISLKTVGIYTFEDRYSLHRYKADESYQIGEDNEPLKPYLDSDEIIRVALECGADAIHPGYGFLSENAEFARKCDENNIIFVGPKVSVLKSLGDKITAKKVALDNNIPIIQSNKKALDSIETALSEAEIIGYPIMLKAASGGGGRGMRVIRRPEELQSAFNESKREALNAFGDDTVFLEKFVENPKHIEIQIVADNFGNIVHLFERDCSVQRRYQKVIEFAPSFGLKQETKNALYNYAIKICKAVNYNNIGTVEFLVDDDDSIYFIEVNPRIQVEHTVTEVITNIDLVKTQLFIAGGYKLEDQQIKIANQESVKINGYALQCRVTTEDPQNDFKPDYGTITTYRSASGFGIRLDAGSVYQGVTISPFFDSMLVKVTANSRTLDGACRKIRRALAEFRIRGVKTNMLFLDNILKHETFRKGEVTVNFIKNNPDLFIFKAPRNRATKLVTYLGDIIVNGNSDVKKIDATKTFIKPKVPKIITNIQHPEGTKDLLTKLGPDKFSEWLKGEKKVHFTDTTMRDAHQSLLATRMRTYDMLKVAEGYTKNNPEIFSMEVWGGATFDVCMRFLQENPWERLRLLRKAMPNVLLQMLIRGSNGVGYTAYPDNLIEKFVVSSWENGVDIFRIFDSLNWMKSLAPCIEHVRTKTQGLAEGSICYTGDLLDPKNTKYNLKYYTTLAKDIENAGAHILAIKDMAGLLKPYAAFELISALKQEINIPIHLHTHDTSSIQSATYLKAIEAGVDVLDVALGGLSGLTSQPNFNSMVEMLKFHERENPMNTDSLNEYSNYWETVREYYYPFESGLKAGSGEVFKHEIPGGQYSNLKPQAQALGLEDRFYEITKMYRDVNLLFGDIVKVTPSSKVVGDMAQYLVSNNLTVQDVLERGDTISFPQSVVSFFRGDLGQPVGGFPKDLQKLILKDEKPYSDRPNAHLEPIDFDKEYKEFRKIFENDLGRAIDFTDFLSYKLYPKVFTDAFNKHTKYDNLMNLPTKNFFYGMERGEEIIVELDKGKTLLITLESVSKTNEDGLVNVYFRVNGQSRSVKIKDESIKVEKVENLKADKTNSKEIGAPLQGLLSTILVKKGEEIKKNQPLFIIEAMKMETTITATENTTINKIVLKAGVMVNSEDLILITE
- a CDS encoding metallophosphoesterase family protein codes for the protein MRTFAIGDIHGGLKALLQVLNKIEVTEKDNLIFVGDYVDGWSESAQVIEFLINLSEKINCIFIKGNHDIWCENWLKKDEVNPTWYIHGGKETMESYDGFSAEDKKQHLTFFENLPLYHLDDKNRLFLHAGFTSMHGVEKEIFKENFYFDRTLWEMALAVNHKMDKDSIFYPKRIQHYKEIYIGHTPTTNFGESEPMNALNIWNIDTGAAFKGKVSAMNIDTKEFVQSDNLPDLYPDEKGRN
- a CDS encoding sterol desaturase family protein, whose product is MNKYIDLIKNSYSDYWNYLKNSVLMELNWENYFYGLIIISLIVWGLEAIFPWRKNQSLFRKDFWLDTFYMFFNFFLLNLIVLVALSNSAAVFFNDVLGFIGLSIADFQLLEINKLPFFARIFIFFIVVDFVQWWTHRLLHRSEFLWNFHKVHHSVKEMGFAAHLRYHWMEPVVYNSLRYIPLAIIGGFSAQDVAFVHFFNITIGHLNHANINWDYGWLKYILNNPKMHIWHHSKELPEERKYGVNFGLTLSIWDYIFKTNYIPHSGKDIEIGFSGDEDFPKGFIQQELYPFGKK
- a CDS encoding purine-nucleoside phosphorylase, with the translated sequence MKKQQLQETIDFLKSNGITKPETGIVLGTGLGKLVNEISIELEITYADIPHFPQATVEFHSGKLIYGELSGKKVLVMSGRFHLYEGYNAWEVTYGIRTMHGLGIKNLLISNAAGAINLNYKKGDLMLIEDHINLQGTSPLAFKGANDFGNIFADLLEPYSKEINIKLKLIATEQKIQLHEGVYASVLGPQLETRAEYRMLQILEADAVGMSTVPEVIVAKQLNLPCAAISVLTDECDPKNLQPVDIAEIIAIAGEAEPKMITLFKEVVKVL
- a CDS encoding DM13 domain-containing protein; its protein translation is MKTTLLSLFFALIFSQSYGQCSEIVSGFGNNPDDNSYNVTGDVSLTLNTNNTITLNLASNFSTASGPDVRAFLVESGGKSDAVLAQTLIADLNHFEIGLTQPNGAQTYTIAIPDGKDITKFDKIFFYCLQYNHFWDLGTFNNFTSSSCSILSVNNFDIQKIKVYPNPAKNEIRIGNMKANTAEIRIFNVLGKKVFYQQKNTGKALDVSYLQPGVYMVKISVENASKTQKLVIQ
- a CDS encoding TIGR04282 family arsenosugar biosynthesis glycosyltransferase, translating into MNKNLLLIFTRNPELGKAKTRLAKSVGDETALEIYKFLLERTRDISSEVKTADKAVYYSVKIRENDIWNPDIYQKHQQFGEDLGIRMKNAFKNGFDAGYKKVLIIGSDLYDLSSKNIEKAFNELDTNDVVIGPAEDGGYYLLGMNSLEENVFKNKEWGTETVRKDTLTDLIDKKVKLLEFKNDIDVYEDIENIPEIMNMFINSK
- a CDS encoding rhodanese-like domain-containing protein → MKKILILLLVVTSTVSAQKKLDKLLNKWNKRNVPYMSVETLALPKTKAILLDAREEKEFKVSHLKDAIRVGYDHFKLKETLSKLPEDKNAKIVVYCSLGIRSETVAHKLIEEGYTNVYNLYGGIFEWKNADFQVVDTLGNKTEKVHTFSKGWSKWLKKGEKVYE
- a CDS encoding metallophosphoesterase family protein, coding for MDQEIKHLGKISGKTLVFGGVYSNLQALEALKQIAEKENIPPENCICTGDIVGYCAQPEETVQLLKLWGVNSIAGNVEIQLGENAEDCGCDFREGSRCDGFSQLWYPYAQSKLSENSLEFLKTIPNHISFEYAKKNVTVVHGSYFNVSEFIFKSTDWAIKEPNFKATNADVIIGGHCGLPFHHQEKKKLWLNPGVIGMPANDGNPTVWYAILDDSDNSFNFTHKTLDYNYKLTSKLMQNGLLPEEYSRTIVTGIWDNTEILPAIETGLQGFGIQL